From Mycobacterium lacus, one genomic window encodes:
- a CDS encoding DUF4873 domain-containing protein: protein MFVPWIPDLPGVFGGESFHAAAWDPDFDPSGKHVAVIGTDAAVAHHIGRLTESARSVTAFAYPPRRFVTELPLPATRAGRWWRRHARHERPSAVRLTKSAIGVLTSSGIRTSDGVDHRADAIIYGTGFSVPDQVRDETLVGTRGLTIRQAWHDGMEPFLGVAVRGFPNYFFITGPDAGAQARYVAACLNLMSRTASRRIEVRGSSQQVFNERAQLRPVQAPRAAAAFDLSSGAADDDVYDGAATLELAGTRHPVRVRLTGHLDPIDGNYHWQGTIFDPLPQDSVTQGRAATLSVGQRSTPARIVERTPWGTHSVAGVGAPPYARSGR from the coding sequence GTGTTCGTCCCGTGGATACCGGACCTCCCCGGCGTCTTCGGGGGCGAGTCTTTTCACGCGGCGGCGTGGGACCCCGATTTCGATCCGTCCGGCAAGCACGTCGCGGTGATCGGCACCGACGCCGCCGTCGCACACCACATCGGCCGGCTGACCGAATCGGCAAGATCGGTAACCGCGTTCGCCTACCCACCACGTCGGTTTGTCACCGAACTGCCGCTGCCGGCGACGCGCGCCGGACGGTGGTGGCGCCGCCACGCGCGACATGAGCGGCCGTCGGCGGTCCGCCTGACAAAATCGGCGATCGGCGTGCTGACCTCCTCGGGTATCCGCACCAGCGACGGCGTCGACCACCGCGCCGACGCCATCATCTACGGCACCGGGTTTTCGGTTCCCGATCAGGTCCGCGATGAGACCCTGGTCGGTACCCGCGGACTGACCATCCGGCAGGCCTGGCACGACGGCATGGAGCCCTTTCTCGGGGTGGCCGTTCGCGGCTTTCCCAACTACTTCTTCATCACCGGTCCCGATGCTGGCGCACAGGCACGCTACGTCGCCGCGTGCCTTAACCTCATGAGCCGCACGGCCAGCCGCCGCATCGAGGTGCGCGGCAGCAGCCAACAGGTGTTCAACGAGCGCGCCCAACTCCGGCCCGTCCAGGCGCCTCGGGCCGCAGCCGCATTCGACCTGTCATCCGGCGCCGCGGACGACGACGTCTACGACGGCGCGGCGACGCTGGAGTTAGCCGGCACCCGCCATCCGGTGCGCGTGCGGCTGACCGGTCACCTCGACCCCATCGACGGCAATTACCACTGGCAAGGGACCATTTTCGATCCCCTTCCGCAGGACTCGGTCACGCAGGGGCGGGCGGCCACACTTTCGGTGGGCCAGCGCAGCACACCCGCACGCATCGTTGAACGGACGCCGTGGGGCACGCACTCGGTCGCCGGGGTGGGTGCCCCGCCCTACGCCCGCAGCGGCCGTTGA
- a CDS encoding STAS domain-containing protein, which translates to MVPVSAVAKSPTSLTISTRTEQSLIALTADGVLNAANSATLRDSIMQATLDEPSAVIVDVTTLQVPDETAWSVFVSARWQVDTRPGVPIVLVCANRAAREAITRGGVTRFIPVYPTAKGAVKAIDRLARRRVQHAQAKLPASLNSLRESRQLVRDWFTSWSKPRLIPVALVVVNVFVENVLEHTGSEPVMRIECDGSTATIAVSDGSSAPAVRLPSPPKGIDVSGLAIVAALSRAWGSTPTSSGKTVWAVIGPENQL; encoded by the coding sequence GTGGTTCCGGTGAGTGCGGTGGCTAAGTCGCCGACCTCGCTGACTATCTCGACGCGCACGGAGCAGTCGCTGATCGCCCTGACCGCCGATGGTGTGCTCAACGCCGCCAACTCCGCGACGCTCCGCGACAGCATCATGCAGGCGACGCTCGATGAGCCCTCCGCCGTCATCGTCGACGTCACCACGCTTCAGGTGCCCGACGAAACGGCATGGTCGGTCTTCGTCAGTGCGCGCTGGCAAGTCGACACCCGGCCCGGCGTCCCGATCGTGCTCGTGTGCGCCAATCGCGCGGCCCGCGAGGCGATCACCCGCGGTGGAGTCACGCGTTTCATCCCGGTGTACCCGACCGCGAAGGGTGCGGTGAAGGCCATCGATCGGCTCGCGCGTCGCAGGGTCCAGCATGCCCAGGCGAAGCTGCCCGCCAGCCTGAACAGCCTTCGCGAGTCGCGCCAGCTGGTCCGCGACTGGTTCACCTCGTGGTCGAAGCCCCGGCTGATCCCGGTGGCTCTGGTGGTTGTCAACGTGTTCGTGGAAAACGTGCTGGAGCACACCGGGAGCGAACCGGTGATGAGGATCGAATGCGACGGGTCGACAGCCACCATCGCGGTGTCCGACGGCAGCAGCGCGCCCGCGGTCCGGCTGCCGTCTCCCCCGAAGGGAATCGACGTGTCCGGCCTGGCCATCGTCGCCGCGTTGTCACGCGCCTGGGGCAGCACCCCGACCTCGTCCGGCAAGACGGTCTGGGCAGTCATCGGCCCCGAGAACCAGCTCTAG